The stretch of DNA CAGCTGTCGAGCAGACGCTTCCGGCTCCGACCGTGAGGCTGGAGCGCACAGAAGTACCGTGTTAAACTGCTGCCCACAGGTGACGACGGCACCAGCAAAGAAGCCGTGAGCACCGGGAAGCTGAACCAGGAAAATGAGCACATCTATAACCTGTGGTGCTCCGGACGTGTGTGCTGCGAGGGCATGCTGATTCAGCTCAAGGTACGATGGGATGTGCCCCAGACGCGAGGGTGTCGCCTGAGTCGTCCGCTCTGACCATGGCTCTCCCTGTTTGTTGTAGTTCTTGAAGaggcaggacctcctcaatGTTCTGGCCAGGATGATGAGGCCCGCCTGTGATCAAGTGGTGCGTAAAGCGATGAAGCTGAGTGTGTTCCATGTCGGGCTCTTTGAGGAGCGCTGAGCTCATCTCCGCTCGATGCCACCATGATTTAGTGTATTCCTCTATCGGCTCTTTAAATGGCTGTTGTGGTTTAAAAACGGCCCCGCCCTtccgtccctccgtctgtctgcagcaAATCAAAGTGACTCTTAATGATGACGACATGGACACGTTTGTCTTTGCTGTTGGTACCAAGAAGTCCATGGCCCGACTGCAGAAGGAGATGCAGGACCTGGTAAATATTCTGCAACGTGTCCACCGGTGCAGCCCGGGGTGCCTTCAGTGTtgttgtgactcacctgtgtgtccGTAGAGCGAGTTCTGCGGGGACAAGCCGAAGTCCGGGTCCAAGTACGGGCTCCCAGACTCTCTGGCTATTCTGAGTGAGATGGGGGAGGTGACGGATGGCGTGATGGACAACAAGGTAAAGGTCTTCCTGCGCTCTGCCGGACGCTCTCGCCACCCAGAGATGATAAACAggcctctcctctttctgcttaCGTCTGCAGATGGTGCATTACATCACAAACAACGCCGACAAGATCGAGTCCATCCATTTTTCGGACCAATTTTCTGGTCCAAAGATTATGCAAGAGTAAGagattcctcttttttttccccttctttccATGGATTCAGTCATATCTTCATGTCCTTTTGCAGAGAGGGACAGCCGTTGAAGCTGCCCGAGACCAAGAAGACACTGCTGTTTACATTCAATGGTGAATATTCTCGGTAAAATCTGCCCTCGTGAGCCCCACAAAGAGTTAAACGCACGTTTGCTTCCTGGTGTAGTGCCTGGCATGGGCAACACATCTCCCAAAGACATGGACTCTCTGCTGCCCCTCATGAACATGGTGATCTACAGCATCGACAAGGTCAAGAAGCTCCGTCTGAACAGAGAGGTGAGCAGCTCCTCGTGTTCTCCCCGATACCGGCGTCCCTCCACGGGGCGGCGCCGCCTTCACTGTGTCCTCCTGCGTTCAGGGAAAACAGAAGGCCGACAGAAACCGAGCCCGCGTGGAGGAGAACTTCCTGAAACAGACGCACGCTCAGCGCCAGGAGGCGGCCCAGACCCGccgggaggagaagaagagggccgaGAAAGAGAGGATCATGAATGAGGAGGACCCCGAGAGGCAGCGGCGCATGGAGGTCTGGAAAGGGCCCGTTCGGATCACGTGGAGCGTCCAGCCCCCCAGTGAGCGGCGCCCGGCCTAAAACCGCTCTTGTGTTCTGTGTTCAGGAGGCGGCTCAGCGACGGGagcagaagaagatggagaagaagcagatgaagatgaagcaaaTCAAAGTGAAGGCGATGTGAGCGGCGATGGCGGTcgccgcccccaccccccccccccgatcgcAACAAACGTTCGAGTGCTGTGCGAAATCGGATCATCGGTGCGGATCATCCTTTTCCAGCTgcccacgacccccccccccccccacgggccGCAGCTCGCACAGCATCTGAACCTTTTTGGAATCGGGACGACGCCATCGAC from Takifugu flavidus isolate HTHZ2018 chromosome 18, ASM371156v2, whole genome shotgun sequence encodes:
- the ccdc47 gene encoding PAT complex subunit CCDC47; this translates as MRRAAVLLIPALLFLLAVPVCSGRYNDDFDDGEDIVDFDDNDFAEFEDMNDDPQPEPETAPPPRASPPQPEEDEDEATVELEDGQDGFEDAENQDQDMYNKYDQEEFEGIGDMEKTSHSTKDPLIIHTVPAHLQNSWESYYMEILMVTGLLAYIMNYIIGKNKNGRLAHSWFSSHRELLESNFALVGDDGTSKEAVSTGKLNQENEHIYNLWCSGRVCCEGMLIQLKFLKRQDLLNVLARMMRPACDQVQIKVTLNDDDMDTFVFAVGTKKSMARLQKEMQDLSEFCGDKPKSGSKYGLPDSLAILSEMGEVTDGVMDNKMVHYITNNADKIESIHFSDQFSGPKIMQEEGQPLKLPETKKTLLFTFNVPGMGNTSPKDMDSLLPLMNMVIYSIDKVKKLRLNREGKQKADRNRARVEENFLKQTHAQRQEAAQTRREEKKRAEKERIMNEEDPERQRRMEEAAQRREQKKMEKKQMKMKQIKVKAM